A region from the Hyla sarda isolate aHylSar1 unplaced genomic scaffold, aHylSar1.hap1 scaffold_18, whole genome shotgun sequence genome encodes:
- the LOC130313967 gene encoding H/ACA ribonucleoprotein complex subunit 3-like, translated as MLLQFYLNEQGERVYTMKKVSPSGQPTSSAHPARFSPDDKYSQHRVSIKKRIGLLLTQQPRPIL; from the coding sequence ATGCTCCTGCAATTTTACCTGAACGAGCAGGGGGAGCGGGTGTACACAATGAAGAAAGTGTCTCCTAGTGGACAGCCAACCTCCTCAGCTCATCCTGCCCGCTTCTCACCAGATGACAAGTATTCCCAACACCGCGTCTCTATCAAGAAGAGAATCGGCCTGCTACTAACTCAGCAACCAAGACCTATTCTATGA